A window of the Streptomyces sp. NBC_00250 genome harbors these coding sequences:
- a CDS encoding LysR family transcriptional regulator — MSIELRHLRCFLAIAEESSLTRAAARLHLTQPAVSRTLAALEQHLGARLVDRSTHHIALTAEGRAFRDRAAAALAAFEAAVDPARLRHRPLRLGHAWSAFGPYTTPLLRRWQREHPETPLELLRIDDRTAGLTRGEVDAALLRGPVDAPGLATEELTTEERVAAVPADGPLADRPALTLDDLADGTVVLNTVSGTTTLTLWSAAARPAATVTVANTDDWLTAIAAGRGVGVSSASTAALHPHPGVAYRPLPDAPPLPVVLAWRDAFPHPATGALVAMAREIVSGN; from the coding sequence ATGAGCATCGAGCTACGCCACCTCCGCTGCTTCCTCGCCATCGCCGAGGAATCCAGCCTCACCAGGGCGGCCGCCCGGCTCCACCTCACCCAGCCCGCCGTCTCCCGTACGCTCGCCGCCCTCGAACAGCACCTCGGCGCCCGGCTGGTCGACCGCTCCACCCACCACATCGCCCTCACCGCCGAGGGCCGCGCCTTCCGGGACCGGGCCGCCGCAGCACTCGCCGCCTTCGAGGCCGCCGTCGACCCGGCCAGACTGCGCCACCGGCCGCTGCGCCTCGGACACGCCTGGTCGGCCTTCGGCCCGTACACCACGCCCCTGCTCCGGCGCTGGCAGCGCGAGCACCCCGAGACTCCCCTCGAACTCCTCCGCATCGACGACCGCACGGCCGGACTCACCCGGGGCGAGGTGGACGCGGCCCTGCTGCGGGGGCCGGTCGACGCGCCGGGCCTGGCCACCGAGGAGCTCACGACCGAGGAGCGCGTCGCCGCCGTGCCCGCCGACGGCCCGCTGGCCGACCGTCCCGCCCTCACCCTCGACGACCTGGCCGACGGCACCGTCGTCCTCAACACCGTCTCCGGTACGACCACCCTCACGCTCTGGTCGGCCGCCGCGCGCCCGGCGGCGACCGTGACGGTCGCCAACACCGACGACTGGCTCACGGCGATCGCGGCGGGCCGGGGCGTCGGCGTCTCCTCGGCGTCCACGGCGGCCCTGCACCCGCACCCGGGCGTCGCCTACCGGCCGCTGCCCGACGCGCCACCGCTGCCGGTGGTCCTGGCCTGGCGGGACGCGTTCCCGCACCCGGCGACGGGGGCGCTGGTCGCCATGGCGCGGGAGATCGTCAGCGGAAACTGA
- the eno gene encoding phosphopyruvate hydratase, with protein MVSTAVVSTVIQSVTARRVIDSRGNPTVEADVLLTDGSLGRAAVPSGASTGTREAVELRDGDPGRWHGKGVDRAVAHVNGDIAAAVVGRDAGDQAGLDAALVALDGTADKSRLGANALLGVSLAAAKAAAAAHRQPLYRYLGGADARLLPLPMMNIVNGGAHADNPLDFQEFMIAPVGAETFAEAVRMGSEVFHTLRRDLLSAGHATGVGDEGGFAPSLRTAEEALDFVMAAIERTGYRPGADIGLVMDPASSEFFRGGVYDYTGEGVRRTPSEHADYLAKLIDAYPIVSIEDPMAEDDLDGWRELTARVGDRCQLTGDDVFCTNENLLREGIRTGVGNSVLVKVNQIGTLTEALATVATAHRAGWTVVMSHRSGETEDTTIADLAVATGCGQIKTGSLSRSDRTAKYNQLIRIEEELGASARYAGGAVLDRS; from the coding sequence ATGGTTTCCACGGCAGTCGTGTCCACCGTCATCCAGTCCGTCACCGCCCGCCGGGTCATCGACAGCCGGGGCAACCCCACCGTCGAGGCCGATGTCCTTCTCACCGACGGATCCCTCGGCCGCGCCGCCGTCCCCTCCGGCGCCTCCACCGGCACACGGGAAGCCGTGGAGCTGCGCGACGGGGACCCCGGGCGCTGGCACGGCAAGGGCGTCGACCGTGCGGTCGCCCACGTCAACGGCGACATCGCCGCCGCGGTCGTCGGACGCGACGCCGGCGACCAGGCGGGACTCGACGCCGCTCTCGTCGCCCTCGACGGCACGGCCGACAAGTCCCGGCTCGGCGCCAACGCGCTCCTCGGCGTCTCCCTCGCCGCCGCCAAGGCCGCCGCCGCGGCCCACCGCCAGCCGCTCTACCGTTACCTCGGCGGCGCCGACGCCCGCCTTCTCCCGCTGCCGATGATGAACATCGTCAACGGCGGCGCCCACGCCGACAATCCGCTGGACTTCCAGGAGTTCATGATCGCTCCGGTAGGTGCGGAGACCTTCGCGGAAGCCGTCCGCATGGGCTCCGAGGTCTTCCACACGCTCCGTCGCGATCTGCTGTCCGCCGGGCACGCCACGGGCGTCGGCGACGAGGGCGGCTTCGCGCCCTCCCTCCGTACCGCCGAGGAGGCGCTCGACTTCGTGATGGCGGCCATCGAGCGCACCGGTTACCGGCCCGGCGCGGACATCGGCCTGGTCATGGACCCGGCGTCGTCGGAGTTCTTCCGCGGCGGGGTGTACGACTACACGGGTGAGGGGGTGCGTCGTACGCCCTCCGAGCACGCCGACTACCTGGCCAAGCTGATCGACGCGTACCCGATCGTCTCCATCGAGGACCCGATGGCCGAGGACGACCTGGACGGCTGGCGGGAGCTGACCGCCCGTGTCGGCGACCGCTGCCAGCTCACCGGCGACGACGTCTTCTGCACCAACGAGAATCTGCTGCGCGAGGGCATCCGTACCGGCGTCGGCAACTCCGTCCTGGTCAAGGTCAACCAGATCGGCACCCTGACCGAAGCCCTCGCCACGGTCGCCACCGCGCACCGCGCGGGCTGGACCGTCGTCATGTCGCACCGCTCCGGCGAGACGGAGGACACCACCATCGCGGACCTGGCGGTGGCGACGGGCTGCGGCCAGATCAAGACCGGCTCGCTGTCCCGGTCCGACCGTACGGCGAAGTACAACCAGCTCATCAGGATCGAGGAGGAGCTGGGTGCGTCCGCGCGGTACGCGGGCGGCGCGGTGCTGGACCGTTCCTGA